ACACGGAGTACCAGAACGACCCGACCGCAGGATCGAGGTGCCGGTTCATCGAGGCCACGACGTCGGCCGCCGTCAGCGGAGTGCCGTCGTGGAAGGTCACGCCTTCGCGGATCGTGTAGACCCACGTGTTGGCGTCGGGCTGGGTGGCCGACTCGGCGAGCCCGGGGCTCAGCGTGAAGTCGGGGTTGAGGCGCAGCAGCGACTCGCACACGTTGGCCAGCACCTGGTTGTCGGCGTAGTCGAACGCGTAGGCGTAATCGAGCGAGAACGGCTCGGCGTAGATCGACCACGTGAACGAGTCGATGTCGCCGGACGGCGCCGGCGTGGTCTCGGTGAGCTCCCAGTCGGCGGGAGTGGCATCGGGGGTCGAGGCCGCGGGCGCGCACGCGCTGAAGGCGAGAGCGGATGCCGCGACCGCGGCCACGACGGCGAGCGAACGGGGAGCGCGGGTGAAGCGGGTCATGCGAGGTCCCTTTCGGTGGCGGTGGTGCGTTCGTAGACGGCGGCGCCTTCGATCCACGTGGAGTCGACGGTCGCCAGGTGGATGTCCTCCGCGGGCACGGAGAACGGGTCGGGCGAGAGGACGACGAGGTTGGCGAGGTAGCCCTCGCGCACCCAGCCGGTGTCGTGGTCGCGGTGGTTCACGTAGGCCGAGCCCGACGTGTAGGCCGCCATCGCCGTCTCCAGATCGAGGCGCTGGTGCGCGCCGCCGAGCGGACCGGACGCGCTGCCCGGGTACACGCGCGTGACGGCGATGTGGATGGCGTCCATCGGGTCGGCGCTCGACACCGGCCAGTCGCTGCCCGCCGCGAGGCGCACGCCCGCCCGGGCGAAGTCTCCGAACGGATAGTGGCGCTCCTCGGCGCCGTCGCGCAGGAACGGGAGGGTCAGCTCGTCGAGCTGGGGCTCATGCGTGGCCCACAGCGCCTGCAGGTTGGCGACGGCATCCGTCTCCGCGAAACGCGGGACCTCCGCCGCATCGACGACCTGCAAATGGGCGAGGTGGTGGCGGCCGTCGCTCGCGCCGTTCGCGTCGCGGGCGGCCTCGACGGCGTCGAGTGCTTCGCGCACCGCGCGGTCGCCCAGCGCGTGGAAGTGCACCTGCATGCCGGCCGCGTCGAGCGCGGTGACGGCCTCCCGCACGACCGCCGGGTCGACGAACGACAGGCCGGTGTTGCCCGTGAAGTGACCGTGCGGATCCTTGTAGGGGGTGAGCATCGCGGCGGTCTGGTTCTCGGCGACGCCGTCGACCATGATCTTGGTGGTCGAGATCGTGAGCCGGTCGGCGGGCACGCGCGAGGCGAGGTCGTCGCGCTTGGCGGTCATGCGCTCGACCTGCTCGATCCCCGCGTCGCGCTCCCACCACTGCGCACCGAC
This window of the Microbacterium sp. SSM24 genome carries:
- a CDS encoding amidohydrolase, with the translated sequence MGVAEVLFVGGPVFTGEGAPLTGVAVAVTAGRIAAIVPEAEASALVGDGTRVVDLDGALLAPGFQDAHVHPVSGGMELLQCNLTGAADAADSVARIKAYADANPDEPWILGGGWSMDHFPGGAPTRGLLDAIVHDRPVLLLSRDHHSTWVNSVAIRLAGLDASTPDPADGRIEREADGSPAGTFHEGAGEMFAAVRPEHDPELAYRGLLAAQDELIALGITGWQDAAVGASSIIADPLDAYERAVRDGVLRVHVVGAQWWERDAGIEQVERMTAKRDDLASRVPADRLTISTTKIMVDGVAENQTAAMLTPYKDPHGHFTGNTGLSFVDPAVVREAVTALDAAGMQVHFHALGDRAVREALDAVEAARDANGASDGRHHLAHLQVVDAAEVPRFAETDAVANLQALWATHEPQLDELTLPFLRDGAEERHYPFGDFARAGVRLAAGSDWPVSSADPMDAIHIAVTRVYPGSASGPLGGAHQRLDLETAMAAYTSGSAYVNHRDHDTGWVREGYLANLVVLSPDPFSVPAEDIHLATVDSTWIEGAAVYERTTATERDLA